In Cedecea neteri, a single genomic region encodes these proteins:
- the gstA gene encoding glutathione transferase GstA has product MKLYFKPGACSLSPHIILRESGLDFSLVKVDLANKRTENGDDFLAINPKGQVPALVLDDGSLLTEGVAIVQYLADKVPDRHLLAPAGSMTRYHTLEWLNYVATELHKGFSPLFNPATPEEFKAVVRKQMEKKFHYVNESLQDKQWLMGARFTVVDAYLFTVLRWAYGLKLDLAGLSNIEAYVERMKARPAVSAALTAEGI; this is encoded by the coding sequence ATGAAACTGTATTTCAAGCCCGGTGCCTGTTCCCTCTCCCCACACATTATCCTGCGTGAATCTGGCCTGGACTTTTCGCTGGTGAAAGTTGACCTCGCGAACAAACGCACCGAAAACGGTGACGATTTTCTCGCCATTAACCCTAAAGGACAGGTGCCCGCGCTGGTGCTGGATGACGGCTCTCTGCTGACCGAGGGCGTGGCTATCGTGCAATACCTGGCGGATAAAGTGCCTGACCGCCATCTGCTGGCCCCGGCGGGCAGCATGACTCGCTACCACACGCTGGAGTGGCTGAATTATGTGGCAACCGAGCTGCATAAAGGTTTTTCCCCGCTGTTCAACCCGGCGACGCCCGAAGAGTTCAAGGCCGTGGTTCGCAAGCAGATGGAGAAAAAATTCCACTATGTGAACGAATCGCTGCAGGACAAACAGTGGCTGATGGGCGCCCGCTTCACCGTGGTGGATGCCTACCTGTTTACCGTGCTGCGCTGGGCCTATGGCCTGAAGCTGGACCTGGCGGGGCTGTCAAATATCGAAGCCTACGTTGAGCGCATGAAGGCGCGTCCGGCGGTGTCTGCGGCGCTGACCGCCGAAGGGATTTAA
- the nth gene encoding endonuclease III: protein MNNSKRVEILTRLRDNNPHPTTELNFSSPFELLIAVLLSAQATDVSVNKATAKLYPVANTPATMLALGVDGVKEYIKTIGLFNSKAENVIKTCRMLLDLHGGEVPEDRAALEALPGVGRKTANVVLNTAFGWPTIAVDTHIFRVCNRTQFAAGKNVEQVEEKLLKVVPAEFKVDCHHWLILHGRYTCIARKPRCGSCIIEDLCEFKEKVDA, encoded by the coding sequence ATGAATAACAGCAAGCGCGTTGAGATCCTCACCCGCCTGAGAGACAACAATCCTCACCCTACAACCGAACTCAATTTCAGCAGCCCTTTTGAGCTGCTGATTGCGGTTCTGCTTTCCGCTCAGGCCACCGACGTCAGCGTCAACAAGGCGACGGCAAAGCTTTACCCTGTTGCCAATACCCCTGCGACGATGCTGGCGCTTGGCGTAGACGGCGTAAAGGAGTACATCAAAACCATCGGCCTGTTTAACAGCAAAGCGGAGAATGTGATCAAAACCTGCCGCATGCTGCTTGACCTGCACGGCGGCGAAGTCCCTGAGGATCGGGCGGCGCTTGAAGCACTGCCGGGCGTAGGCCGTAAAACCGCTAACGTTGTGCTGAACACAGCCTTTGGCTGGCCGACGATTGCCGTAGATACGCACATCTTCCGGGTGTGTAACCGCACCCAGTTTGCTGCCGGGAAAAACGTCGAGCAGGTAGAGGAAAAACTGCTGAAGGTGGTTCCGGCAGAATTTAAGGTCGATTGCCATCACTGGTTGATCCTCCACGGCCGCTACACCTGCATCGCCCGCAAGCCGCGCTGTGGCTCATGCATTATCGAAGATCTCTGCGAATTTAAAGAGAAGGTCGACGCCTGA
- the mliC gene encoding C-type lysozyme inhibitor: protein MKKLLVATLPMLLAGCSYYNAFLERMHTDTLAYQCDEKPLTVKLNNDKQQVSFVYDNQMLNLTQGLSASGARYTDGVYVFWSKGDSATVYRKDTIVLNNCLLQTAKR from the coding sequence ATGAAAAAACTGCTCGTTGCCACCCTGCCAATGCTGCTCGCCGGCTGTAGTTACTACAACGCTTTTCTTGAAAGAATGCATACCGATACGCTGGCGTATCAGTGCGATGAAAAGCCGCTCACCGTGAAGCTGAATAACGACAAGCAGCAGGTTAGTTTCGTCTACGACAACCAGATGCTGAACCTGACGCAGGGACTTTCCGCCTCCGGCGCGCGCTACACCGACGGTGTTTACGTCTTCTGGTCGAAGGGCGACAGCGCAACCGTCTATCGCAAAGACACGATCGTGCTGAATAATTGCCTGCTACAGACGGCCAAACGTTGA
- the tyrS gene encoding tyrosine--tRNA ligase: MSNINLIKQLQERGLVAQVTDEDALAERLAQGPIALYCGFDPTADSLHLGHLVPLLCLKRFQEAGHKPVALVGGATGLIGDPSFKAVERKLNTEDTVQEWVEKIRRQVAPFLDFNCGDNSAVAANNYDWFGSMNVLTFLRDIGKHFSVNQMINKEAVKQRLNRDDVGISFTEFSYNLLQGYDFACLNKLHGVVLQIGGSDQWGNITSGIDLTRRLHQQQAFGLTVPLITKSDGTKFGKTEGGAVWLDPKKTSPYKFYQFWINTADADVYRFLKFFTFMDIAEINALEEEDKNSGAAPRAQYVLAEQVTRLVHGEEGLTAAKRITASLFNGNLSELSEADFEQLAQDGVPMVEMERGADLQQALVDSELQPSRGQARKTISQNAITINGEKQSDPEYTFTEGDILFNRYTLLRRGKKNYCLVCWK, from the coding sequence ATGTCGAACATCAATTTGATCAAACAATTGCAAGAGCGGGGCCTGGTGGCCCAGGTGACGGATGAGGATGCGTTAGCAGAGCGACTGGCGCAAGGGCCAATTGCACTCTATTGCGGCTTCGATCCGACCGCCGACAGCTTGCATTTGGGCCATCTGGTTCCACTGCTGTGCCTGAAACGCTTTCAGGAAGCAGGCCATAAGCCGGTTGCCCTCGTGGGCGGCGCCACCGGTCTTATCGGCGACCCAAGCTTCAAAGCCGTTGAGCGTAAGCTGAACACCGAGGATACCGTGCAGGAGTGGGTGGAAAAAATCCGCCGCCAGGTTGCGCCGTTCCTCGACTTTAACTGCGGTGATAATTCCGCTGTCGCCGCAAACAACTACGACTGGTTCGGCAGCATGAACGTGCTGACCTTCCTGCGTGATATCGGCAAGCACTTCTCTGTTAACCAGATGATTAACAAAGAAGCGGTAAAACAGCGTCTGAACCGCGACGATGTAGGGATCTCTTTCACCGAGTTCTCTTACAACCTGCTGCAGGGTTACGACTTCGCCTGCCTGAACAAACTGCACGGCGTGGTGCTGCAGATTGGCGGTTCTGACCAGTGGGGTAACATCACCTCCGGTATCGATCTGACTCGCCGTCTGCACCAGCAGCAGGCTTTCGGTCTGACTGTACCGCTGATCACTAAATCCGACGGCACCAAATTCGGTAAAACCGAAGGCGGCGCGGTCTGGCTTGATCCGAAGAAAACCAGCCCGTACAAATTCTACCAGTTCTGGATCAACACTGCGGATGCCGATGTGTATCGCTTCCTGAAGTTCTTCACCTTTATGGACATTGCAGAGATCAATGCCCTGGAAGAAGAAGACAAAAACAGCGGGGCTGCACCTCGCGCCCAGTACGTGCTGGCCGAGCAGGTCACCCGTCTGGTGCACGGTGAAGAAGGTCTGACCGCGGCCAAGCGCATTACCGCCAGCCTGTTTAACGGCAACCTGAGCGAACTGAGCGAAGCCGACTTTGAGCAACTGGCTCAGGACGGCGTGCCGATGGTTGAAATGGAGCGCGGTGCCGATCTGCAACAGGCGCTGGTGGATTCCGAGCTGCAGCCATCCCGTGGCCAGGCGCGTAAAACCATCTCGCAGAACGCAATCACCATTAACGGTGAAAAACAGTCTGACCCGGAATACACCTTCACCGAAGGCGACATTCTGTTTAACCGTTACACTCTGCTGCGTCGTGGTAAAAAGAACTACTGCCTCGTCTGCTGGAAATAA
- the pdxY gene encoding pyridoxal kinase PdxY, translated as MKNILAIQSHVVFGHAGNSAAEFPMRRLGANVWPLNTVQFSNHTQYGQWTGTVMPASHLSEIVQGIANIGQLERCDAVLSGYLGSAEQGEHILSIVRQVKAANPKAKYFCDPVMGHPEKGCIVAPGVAEYHTRYAMPASDIIAPNLIELEILSGHSVNSVDEAVATARELIAQGPEIVLVKHLARAGYQQDRFEMLLVTAEEAWHIHRPLVDFGERQPVGVGDVTSGLLLVKLLQGATLREALEHVTAAVYDIMVVTKRMEEYELQLVAAQDGIAKPEHYFTAVKL; from the coding sequence ATGAAAAATATTCTTGCCATCCAGTCCCACGTGGTATTTGGTCACGCCGGCAATAGCGCCGCCGAATTCCCGATGCGCCGCCTGGGCGCCAACGTCTGGCCGTTGAACACGGTACAGTTCTCCAACCACACGCAGTACGGGCAATGGACCGGCACGGTGATGCCCGCCAGCCATCTGAGCGAGATTGTGCAGGGAATTGCGAACATCGGCCAACTGGAGCGCTGTGATGCGGTGCTGAGCGGATATCTGGGTTCGGCGGAGCAGGGCGAACATATTCTCTCCATTGTGCGTCAGGTAAAAGCGGCTAACCCGAAGGCGAAATACTTCTGTGACCCGGTGATGGGCCACCCGGAGAAAGGCTGCATCGTGGCGCCTGGCGTGGCGGAATACCACACACGCTACGCCATGCCTGCCAGCGATATCATCGCGCCGAACCTGATTGAGCTGGAAATCCTCAGCGGCCACAGCGTAAATAGCGTGGATGAAGCCGTGGCGACTGCACGGGAGCTGATTGCTCAAGGGCCGGAAATTGTGCTGGTGAAACACCTGGCACGTGCAGGCTATCAGCAGGACCGTTTTGAAATGCTGCTGGTGACGGCGGAAGAAGCCTGGCACATCCATCGCCCGCTGGTGGACTTTGGCGAACGCCAGCCGGTTGGCGTGGGTGACGTGACCAGCGGCCTGCTGCTGGTTAAGCTGCTGCAGGGTGCAACGCTGCGTGAAGCACTGGAGCATGTGACGGCGGCGGTGTACGACATTATGGTTGTCACCAAACGCATGGAAGAGTACGAACTGCAGCTGGTCGCGGCTCAGGACGGGATTGCCAAACCCGAACACTATTTCACCGCGGTGAAGCTCTGA
- a CDS encoding electron transport complex subunit E, which translates to MSETKRVLVNGLWKNNSALVQLLGLCPLLAVTSTATNALGLGLATTLVLTLTNGTISALRRWVPAEIRIPVYVLIIASVVSIVQMLINAYAFGLYQSLGIFIPLIVTNCIVVGRAEAYAAKASVPYAALDGFATGLGATSAMFVLGSIREIIGNGTLFDGADGLLGNWAKVLRIEVFHTDTPFLLAMLPPGAFIGLGMLLAIKYLIDEKMKARRARESAAAVAGNAEKA; encoded by the coding sequence ATGAGCGAAACAAAACGCGTCCTGGTAAACGGGCTGTGGAAAAATAACTCGGCGCTGGTTCAGCTGCTGGGCCTTTGCCCGCTTCTGGCCGTCACCTCCACCGCCACCAACGCCCTTGGGCTTGGGCTGGCGACCACGCTGGTACTGACGCTGACCAACGGGACAATTTCCGCCCTGCGCCGCTGGGTGCCCGCTGAGATTCGTATTCCGGTGTACGTGCTGATCATCGCCTCAGTGGTCAGCATCGTGCAGATGCTGATCAACGCTTATGCATTTGGGCTCTACCAGTCGCTGGGGATCTTTATCCCGCTTATCGTTACCAACTGTATCGTCGTCGGGCGGGCCGAAGCCTACGCTGCAAAAGCCAGCGTGCCCTATGCCGCGCTGGATGGCTTTGCCACCGGGCTGGGCGCGACCAGCGCGATGTTTGTTTTAGGCTCCATTCGCGAGATTATTGGTAACGGCACCCTGTTTGACGGCGCGGACGGCCTGCTTGGTAACTGGGCGAAAGTGCTGCGCATTGAAGTTTTCCATACCGACACGCCTTTCCTGCTTGCCATGCTGCCGCCGGGCGCCTTTATTGGCCTGGGTATGCTGTTAGCGATAAAATACCTCATTGATGAAAAAATGAAGGCTCGTCGCGCCCGCGAAAGCGCCGCCGCCGTAGCAGGCAATGCAGAGAAGGCTTAA
- the anmK gene encoding anhydro-N-acetylmuramic acid kinase, which produces MKSGRYIGVMSGTSLDGIDVVLAAIDEHLVVQQASYSHPMPLAIKNAVLAVCQGQQLTLSQLGQLDNRLGKLFAEAVQILIKREGLRPEDVTAIGCHGQTVWHEPQGEAAHTLQIGDNNHIAALTGITVVGDFRRRDMALGGQGAPLVPAFHQALLAHPVERRMVLNIGGIANLSLLIPDQPVRGYDTGPGNMLMDAWIWRQRGKGYDKDAEWASRGKVVIPLLQQMLSDPYFAAPAPKSTGREYFNYGWLERQLAMFPALAGEDVQATLTELTATTIAEQVLLSGGCERLMVCGGGSRNPLLMARLTALLPGTEVTTTDEAGISGDDMEALAFAWLAYRTMSGLPGNLPSVTGASEPTILGAIYPANPRHNQS; this is translated from the coding sequence ATGAAGTCAGGTCGTTATATAGGCGTGATGTCAGGCACCAGTCTGGATGGTATCGATGTGGTGCTGGCTGCTATCGACGAACATCTGGTCGTTCAGCAGGCGAGCTACAGCCACCCGATGCCGCTGGCCATCAAAAACGCGGTTCTTGCCGTTTGCCAGGGGCAGCAACTCACGCTGTCCCAGCTAGGCCAATTGGACAACCGGCTCGGAAAATTGTTCGCCGAAGCGGTGCAAATCCTTATTAAGCGCGAAGGGCTGCGGCCTGAAGACGTCACTGCTATTGGCTGCCACGGGCAAACCGTCTGGCATGAGCCACAGGGTGAGGCCGCCCACACTCTGCAAATTGGCGACAACAACCATATTGCCGCGCTGACCGGAATTACCGTCGTCGGTGATTTTCGCCGCCGTGATATGGCGCTTGGTGGGCAGGGCGCGCCTCTGGTGCCGGCGTTTCACCAGGCGCTGCTCGCGCATCCGGTTGAACGCCGAATGGTGCTGAATATCGGCGGTATCGCCAACCTCTCATTGCTGATTCCAGACCAGCCGGTCAGAGGATACGACACCGGGCCTGGCAATATGCTGATGGATGCGTGGATCTGGCGGCAGCGTGGAAAAGGTTATGACAAAGACGCCGAATGGGCGAGCCGCGGCAAAGTCGTTATTCCTTTATTGCAGCAAATGCTGAGTGACCCTTACTTTGCTGCACCCGCGCCCAAAAGTACGGGTCGCGAATACTTCAACTACGGCTGGCTTGAACGCCAGCTTGCAATGTTCCCGGCGCTCGCCGGAGAAGATGTGCAGGCCACGCTTACTGAGCTGACCGCGACAACCATCGCTGAGCAGGTACTCCTGAGCGGCGGCTGTGAACGCCTTATGGTTTGCGGCGGGGGCAGCCGTAACCCGCTACTGATGGCACGCCTCACTGCGCTATTACCGGGCACGGAAGTGACGACGACAGACGAGGCCGGGATCAGCGGGGACGATATGGAAGCGCTGGCGTTTGCCTGGCTGGCTTATCGCACAATGTCCGGCCTGCCGGGCAACCTGCCTTCGGTAACAGGTGCCTCTGAGCCGACCATCCTTGGCGCCATTTATCCGGCAAATCCTCGGCATAATCAGAGTTAA
- the rsxG gene encoding electron transport complex subunit RsxG produces the protein MFKTMQKHGVALALFAALFTGLTALVNELTKPTIAQQSALQQKMLFDQVIADDVYDNPIQDSCLVVKDSPLGKGARHIYVARKGDKPVAVVMEATAPDGYSGAIQILVAADFNGTILGTRVTEHHETPGLGDKIELRLSDWITHFANKRIQGSNDPSWAVQKDGGQFTQFTGATITPRAVVNAVKRAGLFAETLPAQLNELPACGEQQ, from the coding sequence ATGTTTAAAACAATGCAAAAGCATGGCGTAGCCCTGGCGCTGTTTGCCGCCCTGTTTACCGGACTGACGGCGCTGGTCAACGAACTCACCAAACCAACAATTGCCCAGCAATCGGCGCTGCAGCAAAAAATGTTGTTTGATCAGGTGATTGCCGATGACGTCTACGATAACCCTATTCAGGACAGTTGCCTGGTGGTGAAGGACTCCCCGCTCGGCAAAGGCGCCCGCCATATTTATGTCGCGCGTAAAGGCGATAAGCCCGTTGCCGTTGTTATGGAAGCTACCGCGCCGGACGGCTATTCTGGTGCTATACAGATTCTGGTTGCCGCCGATTTTAACGGCACCATCCTCGGCACCCGCGTGACCGAACACCACGAAACGCCGGGGCTTGGGGATAAAATAGAACTGCGTCTCAGCGACTGGATCACCCACTTTGCTAATAAACGCATTCAGGGCAGCAATGACCCGAGCTGGGCGGTCCAAAAAGACGGCGGGCAGTTCACGCAATTTACCGGGGCAACCATTACCCCGCGCGCGGTTGTCAATGCCGTTAAGCGCGCTGGCCTGTTTGCAGAAACCCTGCCTGCTCAGCTCAACGAATTGCCGGCCTGTGGAGAACAACAATGA
- the pdxH gene encoding pyridoxamine 5'-phosphate oxidase — protein sequence MSDNDSLQQIAHLRREYTKGGLRRHDLTDTPLPLFERWLAQACEAKLADPTAMVVATVDENGQPYQRIVLLKHFDEKGLVFYTNLGSRKAHHIEHNPRVSLHFPWHMLERQVMVQGTAERLSTIEVLKYFHSRPKDSQIGAWVSKQSSRISARGVLESKFLELKQKFQQGEVPLPSFWGGYRVSIDQMEFWQGGEHRLHDRFLYQRDGTAWKIDRLAP from the coding sequence ATGTCTGATAACGACTCTTTGCAACAGATTGCGCATTTGCGCCGCGAATACACCAAAGGTGGCCTGCGCCGCCACGATCTCACCGACACGCCGCTGCCGCTGTTTGAACGCTGGCTGGCTCAGGCCTGTGAAGCCAAACTTGCCGATCCGACCGCCATGGTTGTGGCCACGGTGGACGAAAACGGCCAACCCTATCAACGCATTGTCCTGCTGAAGCATTTTGATGAAAAAGGGCTGGTGTTTTACACCAACCTGGGCTCCCGCAAGGCGCACCACATCGAACACAACCCCCGCGTCAGCCTGCATTTTCCGTGGCATATGCTTGAGCGCCAGGTGATGGTGCAGGGCACCGCCGAGCGGTTATCCACCATCGAAGTGTTGAAATACTTCCACAGCCGCCCGAAGGACAGCCAGATAGGTGCCTGGGTATCGAAGCAATCGAGCCGCATATCCGCGCGCGGCGTGCTGGAAAGCAAATTCCTTGAGCTGAAACAGAAATTCCAGCAGGGCGAAGTGCCGCTGCCGAGTTTTTGGGGCGGCTACCGCGTCAGCATCGATCAAATGGAGTTCTGGCAGGGGGGGGAACATCGCTTGCACGACCGCTTCCTTTACCAGCGTGACGGAACTGCCTGGAAAATAGACCGCCTCGCACCGTAA
- the rsxD gene encoding electron transport complex subunit RsxD produces MVFKIASSPFTHNQRSTARIMMLVCLAALPGIAMQWYWFGWGTLIQVVLGIVSAMVAEALVLRLRKKSVQNHLADNSALLTGLLLGISIPPLAPWWMVVVGMVFAIIIAKQLYGGLGNNPFNPAMIGYVVLLIAFPVQMTSWLPPQSIAANVPGFVDSLQVIFHGATATGGTMDTLRMGVDGISQATPLDTFKTGLHAGHSAEQLLSAPIYGGALAGLGWQWVNLAYLAGGLFLLWRGTIRWHIPAGFLVTLVVCSTLGWVISPEKCLSPMVHLFSGATMLGAFFILTDPVTASTTNRGRLIFGALVGLLVWLIRTYGGYPDGVAFAVLLGNITVPLIDYYTRPRAYGHR; encoded by the coding sequence ATGGTTTTTAAAATCGCAAGCTCCCCGTTTACCCATAATCAGCGCAGCACCGCGCGGATAATGATGCTGGTTTGTCTCGCAGCCCTGCCCGGCATCGCGATGCAGTGGTACTGGTTTGGCTGGGGAACGCTGATTCAGGTTGTGCTGGGGATCGTCAGCGCTATGGTCGCCGAAGCGCTGGTGCTGCGTCTTCGCAAAAAATCCGTACAAAACCACCTTGCCGATAACTCGGCGCTGCTGACCGGCCTGCTGCTGGGGATCAGTATTCCGCCTCTCGCGCCGTGGTGGATGGTAGTTGTCGGGATGGTGTTTGCGATCATCATTGCCAAACAGCTTTATGGCGGCCTCGGCAATAACCCGTTTAATCCGGCGATGATTGGCTACGTTGTGCTGCTGATTGCTTTCCCGGTGCAGATGACCTCCTGGCTGCCGCCGCAGTCCATCGCCGCCAACGTACCGGGTTTTGTTGACAGCCTGCAGGTGATTTTCCACGGCGCAACCGCTACGGGCGGCACCATGGATACGCTGCGCATGGGCGTGGACGGCATCAGCCAGGCCACGCCGCTGGACACCTTCAAAACCGGCCTGCACGCGGGCCATTCCGCAGAGCAACTTCTGAGTGCGCCAATCTATGGCGGCGCGCTGGCGGGCCTCGGCTGGCAGTGGGTTAACCTGGCGTATCTGGCGGGTGGTCTGTTCCTGCTGTGGCGCGGCACCATTCGCTGGCATATCCCGGCGGGCTTCCTGGTGACTTTGGTCGTCTGCTCCACGCTCGGCTGGGTTATTTCCCCGGAAAAATGCCTGTCGCCGATGGTGCATCTGTTCTCAGGTGCAACCATGCTCGGCGCGTTCTTTATCCTGACGGATCCGGTCACCGCCTCGACGACCAACCGTGGCCGACTGATTTTCGGGGCGCTGGTTGGCCTGCTGGTCTGGCTGATTCGCACTTACGGCGGCTACCCGGACGGCGTAGCATTCGCCGTGCTGCTGGGTAACATTACCGTGCCGCTGATCGACTACTACACCCGCCCTCGCGCGTACGGCCACCGTTAA
- the dtpA gene encoding dipeptide/tripeptide permease DtpA, producing the protein MSTANKEPAESVSLNAFKQPKSFYLIFSIELWERFGYYGLQGIMAVYLVKMLGMSEADSITLFSSFSALVYGLVAIGGWLGDKVLGTKRVIMLGTVVLAIGYALVAYSGHDVSVVYIGMATIAVGNGLFKANPSALLSTCYEKDDPRLDGAFTMYYMSINIGSFFSMLATPWLAAQYGWSTAFSLSFVGMLITLVNFIFCKKWVKNYGSKPDFAPVHFGKLMATIAGVVVLIAVATWLLHNQGIARAVLGVVALGIVIIFAKEAFAMKGAARRKMIVAFILMVEAIVFFVLYSQMPTSLNFFAIRNVGHEILGITFEAEQFQALNPFWIMIGSPILAAIYNKMGDRLPMPHKFAIGMVLCSFAFLVLPVGTKFANEAGIVSVNWLILSYALQSIGELMISGLGLAMVAQLVPQRLMGFIMGSWFLTTAGAAIIAGKVAGLMAVPENVTDPLQSLEVYGRVFMQIGIVTGVIAVLMLLTAPKLNRMTLSEDKAEKVNETATA; encoded by the coding sequence GTGTCGACTGCAAACAAAGAACCAGCAGAAAGCGTTAGTCTAAACGCCTTTAAGCAACCTAAATCGTTCTACCTGATTTTCTCTATCGAACTCTGGGAGCGTTTCGGCTATTACGGCCTGCAAGGCATCATGGCCGTTTACCTGGTCAAAATGCTGGGCATGTCCGAAGCGGACTCCATCACGCTGTTCTCCTCCTTTAGCGCCCTTGTTTATGGCCTGGTCGCGATTGGCGGCTGGCTGGGCGATAAAGTCCTCGGCACCAAACGCGTTATCATGCTCGGTACCGTCGTACTGGCTATTGGTTACGCCCTTGTTGCCTATTCCGGCCACGACGTGAGCGTGGTGTATATCGGGATGGCGACCATCGCCGTAGGTAACGGCCTGTTCAAGGCTAACCCTTCCGCGCTGCTGTCAACCTGCTATGAGAAAGACGATCCGCGTCTGGACGGTGCATTCACCATGTACTACATGTCCATCAACATCGGTTCCTTCTTCTCTATGCTTGCTACCCCGTGGCTGGCTGCACAGTACGGCTGGAGCACCGCGTTCTCCCTGAGCTTCGTGGGCATGCTGATTACCCTGGTGAACTTCATCTTCTGTAAGAAGTGGGTGAAGAATTATGGCTCCAAACCTGACTTCGCACCGGTACATTTCGGCAAGCTGATGGCAACCATCGCAGGCGTTGTGGTGCTGATTGCCGTGGCAACCTGGCTGCTGCACAACCAGGGCATTGCTCGCGCCGTGCTGGGCGTTGTGGCCCTGGGTATCGTTATTATCTTCGCGAAAGAAGCTTTCGCGATGAAAGGCGCCGCTCGCCGCAAGATGATCGTGGCCTTCATTCTAATGGTTGAAGCTATCGTCTTCTTCGTGCTTTACAGCCAGATGCCAACCTCCCTGAACTTCTTCGCTATTCGTAACGTGGGCCACGAAATTCTGGGCATCACTTTCGAAGCCGAACAGTTCCAGGCGCTGAACCCATTCTGGATCATGATTGGTAGCCCGATTCTCGCCGCTATCTACAACAAAATGGGCGACCGCCTGCCGATGCCGCACAAGTTCGCTATCGGTATGGTGCTGTGCTCCTTCGCCTTCCTGGTTCTGCCGGTCGGCACGAAGTTCGCTAATGAAGCGGGTATCGTTTCCGTGAACTGGCTGATTCTGAGCTATGCGCTGCAGAGTATTGGGGAGCTGATGATCTCCGGCCTGGGCCTCGCAATGGTGGCACAGCTGGTACCACAGCGCCTGATGGGCTTCATCATGGGCAGCTGGTTCCTGACGACTGCGGGTGCCGCAATTATCGCCGGTAAAGTTGCAGGCCTGATGGCGGTGCCTGAAAACGTGACTGACCCACTGCAGTCTCTGGAAGTGTACGGTCGTGTCTTCATGCAGATCGGTATCGTCACCGGCGTGATTGCCGTGCTGATGCTGCTGACCGCGCCGAAGCTGAACCGCATGACGCTGAGCGAAGACAAAGCCGAAAAGGTTAACGAAACCGCTACCGCGTAA